The segment CGTTCACCTCTTTCAATACTTCCAACGTAAGTTCGATGCATACCCGCTAACTCGGCTAGCTGCTCCTGGGAAAAGCCTAATTCTTCACGCCTAGCCCTCACATCAGCACCAAACTTTTCGCGAAGTGTCATCATTACCTCTGCTAAGGATTGCTGACGCTAATAATCGGGTGGTGATGACTAAGAGTCTACAGACTATAAGTAGCGCTTGAGGGTGTGCAATTCACTGGTTATTGTCCATTAAACAGTTAAATGTCACCCATTAAACATTTAGTGTCATGTCTGGCGACAAATAGCTCTTTATTGACATCCTCCCTCGCCGGAGACGAGGGATTCCTAAACCTCACGATTTAGGTTTCTGCTTCTTTCCCCTTCGACTAGCGAGAGAGGTTTTTCGCAACTGCCCCTTGGACTTATGCCCATCAGGTCTTATGTTCGCTCCACAGACTATCACCGCAAGCCCTGCGGCGAGAATATTATTTGCGGCATTAATGTCTCGGTCATGGTGGGTTCCACACTCTGGACAATCCCATTCCCTGACATCAAGCGGCAATTTATCAACAATGTGACCACAGTGTCCACAACGCTTAGAACTGGGAAACCATCGGTCAATCTTAACCAGTGTCCTACCGTACCACTGGCACTTGTATTCCAACTGACGAACCAGTTCACTCCAGCTTGCATCAGCAATCGCTTGAGCCAACTTATGGTTTTTCATCATGCTCTTCACCGCCAAATCTTCGACAGCAATCGTTTGATTTTCGCGTACCAATCGAGTCGTCAGCTTGTGAAGGAAATCTTGGCGGTTGCAATCAAGGAGGTAATACCTGCATCAATCCCAATCGCTTTATCAAGTTGAGATAGCAGTTTGACAGTATGCTCCTCAACACCTCGGCTCCGCTCGGTGTTGACGCTGAGCGGAGCCGAAGCGTCAACCAACAGAGAGACAAACCATCGCCCAGAAGCATCCAACCTTACTGTAACCGTAGAGGGTTCACAGTTTTCTGGAAGGGTACGACTCCAGCGAATTGGCAGAGGTTCACAACATTTTGCCAACCACAATTGCCCATCCTTCCACTTAAAGGCAGAACGAGTAAACTCAGCACTACCACCATTCCGCTTCTTTTTGAAGTTGGGGTATTTAGCACGACCTGCCCAGAAATTGGTAAACGCTTTTTGCAAGTTCCTCAATCCCTGCTGCAATGGTACACAGCTCACTTCATTAAGAAATTGCTTGTCTTC is part of the Coleofasciculus chthonoplastes PCC 7420 genome and harbors:
- a CDS encoding helix-turn-helix domain-containing protein, which encodes MTLREKFGADVRARREELGFSQEQLAELAGMHRTYVGSIERGERNISLENIVKLCEALQIKPSSLMGSLDEFVNL